A single region of the Salvia splendens isolate huo1 chromosome 18, SspV2, whole genome shotgun sequence genome encodes:
- the LOC121775797 gene encoding trihelix transcription factor ASIL1-like: MATIISPSSPDNDIPTATLALPSVSIAAAAPRRLPPPCWTPEETVALIDAYRDKWYSLRRGNLRGNHWQEVADDVASRSPALPAKTSVQCRHKMEKLRKRYRAEIQRSAARRSASSWAHFHQMHSMEKGTDNPSPPPSSPSSSSEDEHNNTKSNSVKRINDLYNRHTNQNGAAAAAAATPGVRIKMPGSTAKAYGQIPNPNPRVIPNSSGKSLVEAIQALGEGFMRMEKMKMDMAQQIEEMRMEMELKRTEMILDSQQRIVDAFARSIKKPKNHHYA; this comes from the coding sequence ATGGCTACGATCATCTCCCCCTCCTCCCCCGACAACGACATCCCCACCGCGACGCTCGCCCTCCCCTCCGTCTCCATCGCCGCTGCCGCCCCCCGCCGCCTCCCCCCGCCGTGCTGGACCCCCGAGGAGACCGTCGCCCTCATCGACGCCTACAGGGACAAGTGGTACTCCCTCCGCCGCGGTAACCTCCGCGGCAACCACTGGCAGGAGGTCGCCGACGACGTCGCCTCCCGCTCCCCCGCCCTCCCCGCCAAGACCTCCGTCCAGTGCCGCCACAAGATGGAGAAGCTCCGCAAGCGCTACCGCGCCGAGATCCAGAGATCCGCCGCCCGCAGATCCGCCTCCTCCTGGGCCCACTTCCACCAGATGCACTCCATGGAGAAGGGCACCGACAACCCCTCCCCCCCTCCCTCCTCCCCTTCCTCCTCCTCCGAAGACGAGCACAACAACACCAAGAGCAACAGCGTCAAGCGAATCAACGATCTCTACAACCGCCACACCAATCAGAAcggagcagcagcagcagcagcagccacgCCGGGGGTTCGGATCAAGATGCCTGGCTCTACAGCCAAGGCGTACGGACAAAttccaaaccctaaccctagagTAATCCCCAATTCGAGCGGTAAATCGTTGGTGGAAGCGATTCAGGCGCTGGGGGAAGGGTTTATGAGGatggagaagatgaagatggATATGGCGCAGCAGATTGAGGAGATGCGGATGGAGATGGAGCTCAAGAGAACGGAGATGATACTCGATTCGCAGCAGAGAATTGTCGACGCATTTGCTCGCTCCATCAAGAAGCCCAAGAATCACCACTATGCCTGA